In Bombus pyrosoma isolate SC7728 linkage group LG2, ASM1482585v1, whole genome shotgun sequence, a genomic segment contains:
- the LOC122576307 gene encoding dolichyl-phosphate beta-glucosyltransferase isoform X2 yields MTKPYPEIWQDEKEKYFLNPKTKKTEAFPSLYEKWSVHLSVIVPAYNEEQRLPVMLDECLEYLENRSKNGCTYEVIIVSDGSSDKTVDIAHQYALKYDNIRVLNLVKNRGKGGAVRLGILSARGSVILFADADGATKFTDLEKLDDSLKNILGFDYIDKPNEVSSSHAIVCGSRAHLEKEETAKRTFFRLLLMHGFHFLVWFWGVRGIRDTQCGFKLITRESARVVFQALHVERWAFDVEMLYIARILNIPIIEIPVNWTEIEGSKIVPFWSWLQMGKDLFFIWYKYRIGAWKIKRSKQT; encoded by the exons atgaCAAAACCATATCCAGAAATATGGCAAGATGAGAAGGAAAAGTACTTTCTCAATccaaaaacgaaaaaaacagAAGCTTTTCCGtctttatatgaaaaatggaGCGTGCATTTAAGTGTTATAGTACCAGCTTATAATGAAGAGCAAAGAT tgCCAGTAATGTTAGACGAGTGTTTGGAATATCTGGAAAACCGTTCAAAAAATGGGTGTACTTATGAAGTGATTATAGTTAGCGATGGAAGTTCAGATAAAACTGTGGATATTGCTCATCAGTAtgcattaaaatatgataacaTTAGAGTATTAAATCTTGTTAAAAACAGAGGGAAAGGTGGGGCAGTAAGACTG gGTATACTAAGTGCACGAGGAAGcgtaatattatttgcagaTGCTGATGGTGCTACTAAGTTTACAGACTTAGAAAAGTTAGATgatagtttgaaaaatatattaggaT TTGATTATATAGATAAGCCAAATGAAGTCAGTTCTTCTCATGCAATAGTATGTGGATCTAGAGCTCAtttagagaaagaagaaactgcTAAGAGAACCTTTTTTCGATTGTTACTAATGCATGGATTCCATTTCTTAGTGTGGTTTTGGGGAGTCAGAGGTATTAGGGATACACAGTGTGGTTTTAAACTTATAACACGTGAATCTGCAAGAGTTGTATTTCAAGCTCTACATGTTGAACGTTGGGCATTTGATGtagaaatgttatatattgcAAGAATTCTAAACATTCCTATTATTGAGATTCCTGTGAATTGGACAGAAATTGAAGGATCCAAAATAGTCCCTTTCTGGAGTTGGTTACAAATGggtaaagatttatttttcatttggtATAAGTATAGAATTGGGgcatggaaaataaaaagatctaAACAAACGTAA
- the LOC122576302 gene encoding adenosine deaminase-like protein isoform X1 has protein sequence MNLGNFCRALPKLELHAHLNGSLSVDTLKKLYKMQNPNSEDSDKIFTSIKDFSSLGECFKVFDIAHSLAVTPEAVFHSTYDTVKEFKDDNVIYLELRSTPRVIQGKMTKEECVEAIIKAFEVCKIDFPSILLKLLISINRKQGYKAAQENIELAIDFIKKYPQYIVGLDLSGDPMTGSTFLELLEKARMAGLKIAIHCAEISNETETIDILEFKPDRLGHCTCIHPTLQGSNKIFNLLLKSKIPVELCLTSNVQCKTVPTYESHQFKYLFEAGHPICLGTDDKGVFHTSLSHEYEIASSTFGLEREQLIKLCLSSVQYAFATLEEKQAILCKIEKFAKEYNVIY, from the exons atgaatttagGAAATTTCTGCCGAGCTCTTCCAAAATTG GAACTTCATGCCCATTTAAATGGATCCCTAAGCGTGGATACTTTgaagaaattgtataaaatgcaaaatccTAATTCAGAAGATTCtgacaaaatatttacgagtataaaagatttttcatCGTTAGGCGA GTGTTTCAAAGTATTTGACATAGCACATTCATTAGCAGTAACACCAGAAGCAGTTTTTCATTCTACCTACGATACAGTTAAAGAATTCAAAGatgataacgtaatatatttggAGCTTAGAAGCACACCACGTGTTATTCAAGGGAAAATGACAAAAGAAGAATGTGTAGAAGCAATTATAAAAGCATTTGA gGTGTGCAAGATTGATTTTCCAAGCATATTATTGAagttattaatatctattaatCGTAAACAAGGATACAAAGCAGcacaagaaaatatagaattagcAATAGATTTTATTAAGAAGTATCCCCAATATATTGTTGGACTTGATCTCAGTGGAGATCCAATGACAGGAAGTACATTTTTAGAGTTATTGGAAAAAGCTAGAATGGCTGGACTTAAAATTGCAATCCATTGTGCAGAG ATTTCAAATGAAACTGAAACAATAGATATCCTTGAATTTAAACCAGATAGATTGGGACATTGCACTTGCATTCATCCCACACTACAAGgatcaaacaaaatatttaatttgcttCTTAAGTCAAAAATTCCTGTAG AATTGTGTTTAACTTCGAATGTTCAATGTAAAACAGTGCCTACTTATGAATCTcatcaatttaaatatttgtttgaagCTGGACATCCTATTTGTCTTGGT acCGATGACAAAGGTGTTTTTCATACATCTTTGTCTCACGAATACGAAATAGCTAGTTCAACGTTTGGTTTAGAACGAGAACAACTCATAAAACTTTGCCTATCATCTGTACAATATGCTTTTGCGACATTAGAAGAGAAACAAGCAATATTGTGTAAGATCGAAAAATTTGCTAaagaatataatgttatatattga
- the LOC122576307 gene encoding dolichyl-phosphate beta-glucosyltransferase isoform X1 — protein MIPLGNLLLYAILFAVICIIVFSIILFVMTKPYPEIWQDEKEKYFLNPKTKKTEAFPSLYEKWSVHLSVIVPAYNEEQRLPVMLDECLEYLENRSKNGCTYEVIIVSDGSSDKTVDIAHQYALKYDNIRVLNLVKNRGKGGAVRLGILSARGSVILFADADGATKFTDLEKLDDSLKNILGFDYIDKPNEVSSSHAIVCGSRAHLEKEETAKRTFFRLLLMHGFHFLVWFWGVRGIRDTQCGFKLITRESARVVFQALHVERWAFDVEMLYIARILNIPIIEIPVNWTEIEGSKIVPFWSWLQMGKDLFFIWYKYRIGAWKIKRSKQT, from the exons atgataCCGTTAGGGAATTTACTTCTTTATGCTATTTTATTTGCAGTAATATGTATAATCGTG ttttctataatattatttgtaatgaCAAAACCATATCCAGAAATATGGCAAGATGAGAAGGAAAAGTACTTTCTCAATccaaaaacgaaaaaaacagAAGCTTTTCCGtctttatatgaaaaatggaGCGTGCATTTAAGTGTTATAGTACCAGCTTATAATGAAGAGCAAAGAT tgCCAGTAATGTTAGACGAGTGTTTGGAATATCTGGAAAACCGTTCAAAAAATGGGTGTACTTATGAAGTGATTATAGTTAGCGATGGAAGTTCAGATAAAACTGTGGATATTGCTCATCAGTAtgcattaaaatatgataacaTTAGAGTATTAAATCTTGTTAAAAACAGAGGGAAAGGTGGGGCAGTAAGACTG gGTATACTAAGTGCACGAGGAAGcgtaatattatttgcagaTGCTGATGGTGCTACTAAGTTTACAGACTTAGAAAAGTTAGATgatagtttgaaaaatatattaggaT TTGATTATATAGATAAGCCAAATGAAGTCAGTTCTTCTCATGCAATAGTATGTGGATCTAGAGCTCAtttagagaaagaagaaactgcTAAGAGAACCTTTTTTCGATTGTTACTAATGCATGGATTCCATTTCTTAGTGTGGTTTTGGGGAGTCAGAGGTATTAGGGATACACAGTGTGGTTTTAAACTTATAACACGTGAATCTGCAAGAGTTGTATTTCAAGCTCTACATGTTGAACGTTGGGCATTTGATGtagaaatgttatatattgcAAGAATTCTAAACATTCCTATTATTGAGATTCCTGTGAATTGGACAGAAATTGAAGGATCCAAAATAGTCCCTTTCTGGAGTTGGTTACAAATGggtaaagatttatttttcatttggtATAAGTATAGAATTGGGgcatggaaaataaaaagatctaAACAAACGTAA
- the LOC122576331 gene encoding programmed cell death protein 6 isoform X2, translating into MAFVSPMPSREFLWDVFQRVDKDRSGAITAEELQQALSNGTWTPFNPETVRLMIGMFDKNQKGTVSFEEFGALWKYVTDWENCFRSFDRDNSGNIDRNELKTALTNFGYRLSDQIIDTLIRKYDRAGRGTIYFDDFIQCCIVLYTLTSAFRQLDTDLDGVITIHYEQFLGMVFNLKI; encoded by the exons ATGGCTTTTGTATCGCCTATGCCTAGCCGAGAATTTCTCTGGGATGTTTTTCAAAG AGTTGATAAGGACAGATCTGGTGCAATTACTGCAGAGGAATTACAGCAGGCTCTTTCTAATGGGACTTGGACACCATTTAATCCAGAAACAGTTCGTTTAATGATTg GtatgtttgataaaaatcaaaagGGAACAGTTAGTTTTGAGGAATTTGGAGCTCTGTGGAAATATGTAACAGACTGGGAAAATTGCTTTAGATCATTTGACCGGGACAACAGTGGAAATATCGatagaaatgaattaaaaacagCTCTCACAAATTTTGGATACAGATTATCAGATCAAATTATAGACACTCTTATACGCAAATATGACAGAGCTGGTCGTGGCACTATATATTTTGATGATTTTATTCAGTGCTGTATAGTCTTATAT acaTTAACTTCTGCCTTCAGACAGTTGGATACAGATTTGGATGGTGTCATTACGATTCACTATGAGCAGTTCCTAGGCATGGTATTCAACCTTAAAATATAA
- the LOC122576302 gene encoding adenosine deaminase-like protein isoform X2, which produces MQNPNSEDSDKIFTSIKDFSSLGECFKVFDIAHSLAVTPEAVFHSTYDTVKEFKDDNVIYLELRSTPRVIQGKMTKEECVEAIIKAFEVCKIDFPSILLKLLISINRKQGYKAAQENIELAIDFIKKYPQYIVGLDLSGDPMTGSTFLELLEKARMAGLKIAIHCAEISNETETIDILEFKPDRLGHCTCIHPTLQGSNKIFNLLLKSKIPVELCLTSNVQCKTVPTYESHQFKYLFEAGHPICLGTDDKGVFHTSLSHEYEIASSTFGLEREQLIKLCLSSVQYAFATLEEKQAILCKIEKFAKEYNVIY; this is translated from the exons atgcaaaatccTAATTCAGAAGATTCtgacaaaatatttacgagtataaaagatttttcatCGTTAGGCGA GTGTTTCAAAGTATTTGACATAGCACATTCATTAGCAGTAACACCAGAAGCAGTTTTTCATTCTACCTACGATACAGTTAAAGAATTCAAAGatgataacgtaatatatttggAGCTTAGAAGCACACCACGTGTTATTCAAGGGAAAATGACAAAAGAAGAATGTGTAGAAGCAATTATAAAAGCATTTGA gGTGTGCAAGATTGATTTTCCAAGCATATTATTGAagttattaatatctattaatCGTAAACAAGGATACAAAGCAGcacaagaaaatatagaattagcAATAGATTTTATTAAGAAGTATCCCCAATATATTGTTGGACTTGATCTCAGTGGAGATCCAATGACAGGAAGTACATTTTTAGAGTTATTGGAAAAAGCTAGAATGGCTGGACTTAAAATTGCAATCCATTGTGCAGAG ATTTCAAATGAAACTGAAACAATAGATATCCTTGAATTTAAACCAGATAGATTGGGACATTGCACTTGCATTCATCCCACACTACAAGgatcaaacaaaatatttaatttgcttCTTAAGTCAAAAATTCCTGTAG AATTGTGTTTAACTTCGAATGTTCAATGTAAAACAGTGCCTACTTATGAATCTcatcaatttaaatatttgtttgaagCTGGACATCCTATTTGTCTTGGT acCGATGACAAAGGTGTTTTTCATACATCTTTGTCTCACGAATACGAAATAGCTAGTTCAACGTTTGGTTTAGAACGAGAACAACTCATAAAACTTTGCCTATCATCTGTACAATATGCTTTTGCGACATTAGAAGAGAAACAAGCAATATTGTGTAAGATCGAAAAATTTGCTAaagaatataatgttatatattga
- the LOC122576344 gene encoding cytochrome c oxidase subunit 12, mitochondrial-like: protein MDSDKNNKNNKINISDETKTTSQKRDEDNTYDTNDTNLMIDNIATDERKPKKKITITVDEDDPCLKQEDKKRHVRSVFPGEDPRFQQQNQTLRCWVMYHDFYRCERTLGEGSDVCTWFKQVFTSICPREWISRWDELRVKDKLI from the exons atggattctgataaaaacaataaaaataataaaattaatatttcggaTGAAACGAAAACTACTTCTCAAAAAAGAGATGAAGATAATACGTATGATACGAATGATACAAATCTAATGATTGATAATATCGCAACAGATGAAAGAAAaccgaagaaaaagataacTATAACTGTAGACGAAGATGATCCATGTCTTAAACAGGAAGACAAAAAGAGACATGTACGATCTGTATTTCCTGGCGAAGATCCAAG ATTTCAACAACAAAATCAAACATTACGCTGTTGGGTAATGTACCATGATTTCTATCGTTGCGAACGTACTTTAGGAGAGGGATCAGACGTATGCACTTGGTTTAAACAAGTTTTTACATCTATATGTCCAAGGGAATGGATTAGTCGATGGGATGAACTTAGAGTTAAGGACAAATTAATCTaa
- the LOC122576331 gene encoding programmed cell death protein 6 isoform X1, which produces MAFVSPMPSREFLWDVFQRVDKDRSGAITAEELQQALSNGTWTPFNPETVRLMIGMFDIDKTDPDSSGMFDKNQKGTVSFEEFGALWKYVTDWENCFRSFDRDNSGNIDRNELKTALTNFGYRLSDQIIDTLIRKYDRAGRGTIYFDDFIQCCIVLYTLTSAFRQLDTDLDGVITIHYEQFLGMVFNLKI; this is translated from the exons ATGGCTTTTGTATCGCCTATGCCTAGCCGAGAATTTCTCTGGGATGTTTTTCAAAG AGTTGATAAGGACAGATCTGGTGCAATTACTGCAGAGGAATTACAGCAGGCTCTTTCTAATGGGACTTGGACACCATTTAATCCAGAAACAGTTCGTTTAATGATTg GTATGTTTGACATTGACAAAACTGATCCTGATTCTTCAGGtatgtttgataaaaatcaaaagGGAACAGTTAGTTTTGAGGAATTTGGAGCTCTGTGGAAATATGTAACAGACTGGGAAAATTGCTTTAGATCATTTGACCGGGACAACAGTGGAAATATCGatagaaatgaattaaaaacagCTCTCACAAATTTTGGATACAGATTATCAGATCAAATTATAGACACTCTTATACGCAAATATGACAGAGCTGGTCGTGGCACTATATATTTTGATGATTTTATTCAGTGCTGTATAGTCTTATAT acaTTAACTTCTGCCTTCAGACAGTTGGATACAGATTTGGATGGTGTCATTACGATTCACTATGAGCAGTTCCTAGGCATGGTATTCAACCTTAAAATATAA